A window of Deltaproteobacteria bacterium genomic DNA:
CGGTCCAGGCGTCCCACGTCGAGCTCGGGGCGGGCCAGCGGAGGAACGGTACGCTCCAGCACCACCGAGCCCGACGCGGGGGTCGTCCCGTCGACGCGGCTTGGCGTGGTGGAGCCGTCCGACTGGCCCATGGAGCAGGCCGCGAACAAGGCGGCCGCGGCCACCGTGGAGAAGGCCCGGCGGCTCCCGCGCTTGCGCGCCAGGAGGTCGAACTCCGAAGAAGCGGCCTTCATGGTGACTCCCGAGTACGTCCAGCGAGCATTGCGCCCGCTCCCACCGCCCGCGCCCACAGTAGGTGCGCGGGATCGGGCGGTCCAGCGGGTTCAGGGGCGCGGCATTTCGGGGGATGAGTCGCGGCAAGCGGCTCACGACCGACGGCCCCTTCGCCGAGACGAGGCCATCCACATCGCCTCGAAGATCCCCGCAGCCCAGTCCGGGAGCATCGAGGTGCGGCCGACGATGCCCGTTTCGTGACCGGCCTCGAGCACATCTGCCGCGAGCAGTGGGGCGCCTGCTCGCGGTTGAGCGATTCCACCGCGCGCATCGCCAACGAGCTGCGCGGCCATGTGGCGTCCGAGCTCGTGGATGGCGCTGCGAATGGGATCAAGGTTGCGTGGACGCGGCATCGGGGACGGGCCTGGTGCTGGCCGCCTGGCGCATGAAGGACGCCCGAACCCACCGCCACGCCGCGCCGGCCTGGCTCCGGGAGCGCCGCCCCACCCTGGCGCCCAACCCGACGTTCATGGAGCTGTTGCTCGAGTGGGAGCGCGGGATCGCGCGCTGACGGCCTGGACGCCCACCTCGGACCGGCGAGCCCACCGAATTCTTGAAGCTTCCGCGCGGGCACCGTCACAAAGCCCCGGAGGTGTCCCATGCGCTCCCTTCGCAAGAAGCTCCACCGAGCAGTGCTCGCGGTCCCGCTGGAGGCGGCCGTCGGCTGCAACCCGAGCACCCGGGAGGCGCCGTTCAACACCGGCGGCACCGAGGCAACGGCGGTGGGAAGCACCACCAGCAGCAACACCGCGGGCAGCGGCCCCCACGGGACCGGAACGGGGTCCACCGCCGCCTCCACCGCGACCGGGGCGACCAGCGCGGGTGCCACCACGGGCGCCACCGGCACCAGCGTCGGCCCCGCAACCTCGACCACGGGGATTTCCACCGCGACGGCCACGAACACCACCGGCACCCTGGGCACCAGCGACGGCATGGGCACGGGTCCCTCGAGCACCACGGGCACCACCGGGACGACCACCACCGGCACCGGGTTCACCACGGGCACCACCGGGACGACCACCACGGGCACCGCGTTCACCGCCACGGGCACCATCGGCGGGGTCGGAGCCAGCTCGACGGGCGGCACCACCGGCGCCCCCGACGCGGGGAGCTGGGCCGACTGCGACCCGC
This region includes:
- a CDS encoding dual specificity protein phosphatase family protein; this encodes MDAASGTGLVLAAWRMKDARTHRHAAPAWLRERRPTLAPNPTFMELLLEWERGIAR